The Elaeis guineensis isolate ETL-2024a chromosome 14, EG11, whole genome shotgun sequence genome has a segment encoding these proteins:
- the LOC105056935 gene encoding DNA replication complex GINS protein PSF2 produces the protein MAGQSNPDLSVFSAPEVEFLAEDEMVEIVPNIRMEALNMICGDFGPFFPQIASKVPLWLAVALKKRGKCTIRTPEWMSVERLTQVLEAERESSREFQPLPFHYVEISRLLFDHAHDDIPDLYMVRSLIEDIRDVRFHKVETGLETISGRTHAVKLKNLSAMEVNIVRPFMVRALQAFYRHDSPQMIQQPRTMGGSRPQAVDRGPRRDLRPR, from the exons ATGGCAGGGCAATCCAACCCAGATCTCTCCGTCTTCTCGGCTCCGGAG GTGGAGTTTCTCGCAGAAGATGAGATGGTGGAGATCGTCCCTAACATCAGAATGGAAGCTCTGAACATGATCTGT GGTGATTTCGGCCCATTTTTCCCACAAATTGCTAGCAAAGTGCCACTATGGCTTGCCGTTGCTCTGAAGAAACGTGGCAAGTGCACCATTCGCACACCGGAATGGATGTCAGTTG AGAGGTTGACACAGGTGCTGGAGGCCGAACGAGAGTCCTCTAGGGAATTTCAGCCACTGCCATTCCATTATGTAGAAATCTCGAGACTTCTATTTGACCA TGCTCATGATGACATCCCGGATTTATATATG GTAAGATCTTTGATTGAGGATATAAGAGATGTGAGGTTTCACAAGGTCGAGACTGGTCTAGAGACAATATCTGGTCGCACACATGCAGTGAAG CTCAAAAATCTTTCTGCCATGGAAGTGAATATAGTGCGTCCATTCATGGTTAGAGCCTTGCAAGCTTTTTATAGGCATGATAGCCCACAAATGATTCAGCAACCACGGACAATGGGGGGCAGTCGACCACAGGCGGTAGATCGTGGCCCACGA CGAGATCTTCGACCTAGGTAG
- the LOC105056934 gene encoding triosephosphate isomerase, cytosolic isoform X1 has translation MGRKFFVGGNWKCNGTSEEVKKIVSTLNDGEVPSSDVVEVVISPPYVFLPLVKSLLRPDFHVAAQNCWVKKGGAFTGEISADMLKNLDIHWVILGHSERRLLLGESNEFVGDKVAYALSQGLKVIACVGETLEQRESGATMEVVAAQTKAIADRISDWTNVVVAYEPVWAIGTGKVATPAQAQEVHSALRMWLQTNVSAQVAESTRIIYGGSVNGANCKELAGQPDVDGFLVGGASLKAEFLEIIKSATVKSSA, from the exons ATGGGTCGAAAGTTCTTTGTCGGAGGAAACTGGAAATGC AATGGGACAAGCGAGGAAGTTAAGAAGATCGTCAGCACCTTGAACGATGGTGAAGTGCCGTCATCAGATGTCGTCG AGGTTGTGATAAGCCCACCATATGTGTTTCTTCCTCTGGTTAAAAGTTTGCTGCGTCCTGATTTTCATGTTGCCGCACAGAATTGTTGGGTAAAGAAAGGAGGTGCATTCACTGGTGAGATTAG TGCGGATATGCTTAAAAATCTTGACATTCATTGGGTCATTCTTGGACACTCAGAACGAAGACTCTTATTGGGTGAATCAAATGAA TTTGTTGGAGATAAAGTCGCATACGCACTCTCTCAAGGTCTAAAGGTGATTGCTTGTGTTGGTGAGACCCTTGAACAGCGGGAATCAGGAGCCACCATGGAGGTGGTTGCTGCACAAACGAAAGCAATTGCAG atcgTATATCAGATTGGACCAATGTAGTTGTGGCTTATGAGCCAGTTTGGGCTATTGGAACTGGCAAGGTTGCAACCCCAGCTCAGGCTCAGGAA GTTCACTCTGCTTTGAGGATGTGGCTTCAAACTAATGTGAGTGCGCAAGTTGCTGAATCTACTAGGATCATATATGGAG GTTCTGTAAATGGAGCGAACTGTAAAGAGCTGGCTGGACAGCCTGATGTCGATGGTTTTCTGGTTGGCGGGGCTTCTTTGAAG GCTGAATTTTTGGAGATCATCAAGTCTGCCACCGTGAAGTCGTCTGCCTAA
- the LOC105056934 gene encoding triosephosphate isomerase, cytosolic isoform X2: MHNGTSEEVKKIVSTLNDGEVPSSDVVEVVISPPYVFLPLVKSLLRPDFHVAAQNCWVKKGGAFTGEISADMLKNLDIHWVILGHSERRLLLGESNEFVGDKVAYALSQGLKVIACVGETLEQRESGATMEVVAAQTKAIADRISDWTNVVVAYEPVWAIGTGKVATPAQAQEVHSALRMWLQTNVSAQVAESTRIIYGGSVNGANCKELAGQPDVDGFLVGGASLKAEFLEIIKSATVKSSA, translated from the exons ATGCAT AATGGGACAAGCGAGGAAGTTAAGAAGATCGTCAGCACCTTGAACGATGGTGAAGTGCCGTCATCAGATGTCGTCG AGGTTGTGATAAGCCCACCATATGTGTTTCTTCCTCTGGTTAAAAGTTTGCTGCGTCCTGATTTTCATGTTGCCGCACAGAATTGTTGGGTAAAGAAAGGAGGTGCATTCACTGGTGAGATTAG TGCGGATATGCTTAAAAATCTTGACATTCATTGGGTCATTCTTGGACACTCAGAACGAAGACTCTTATTGGGTGAATCAAATGAA TTTGTTGGAGATAAAGTCGCATACGCACTCTCTCAAGGTCTAAAGGTGATTGCTTGTGTTGGTGAGACCCTTGAACAGCGGGAATCAGGAGCCACCATGGAGGTGGTTGCTGCACAAACGAAAGCAATTGCAG atcgTATATCAGATTGGACCAATGTAGTTGTGGCTTATGAGCCAGTTTGGGCTATTGGAACTGGCAAGGTTGCAACCCCAGCTCAGGCTCAGGAA GTTCACTCTGCTTTGAGGATGTGGCTTCAAACTAATGTGAGTGCGCAAGTTGCTGAATCTACTAGGATCATATATGGAG GTTCTGTAAATGGAGCGAACTGTAAAGAGCTGGCTGGACAGCCTGATGTCGATGGTTTTCTGGTTGGCGGGGCTTCTTTGAAG GCTGAATTTTTGGAGATCATCAAGTCTGCCACCGTGAAGTCGTCTGCCTAA
- the LOC105056933 gene encoding receptor-like cytoplasmic kinase 176 isoform X1, translating into MGNCWGAQVKAESSSHSVFASVHIIFGCIGANSRYSKRDGKLSGSSSRVSAASVPPTPRSEGEILQASNVKSFTFNELKNATRNFRPDSVLGEGGFGSVFKGWIDEHSLAATKPGTGIVIAVKKLNQEGFQGHREWLTEVNYLGQLSHPNLVKLIGYCLEDEQRLLVYEFMPRGSLENHLFRRGSYFQPLSWNLRMKVALGAAKGLAFLHSDKAKVIYRDFKTSNVLLDSNYNAKLSDFGLAKDGPTGDKSHVSTRVMGTFGYAAPEYLATGHLTAKSDVYSFGVVLLEMLSGRRAVDKNRPAGEHNLVEWARPYLSNKKKIFRILDTRLGGQYSLGGAQKAAALALQCLSIDSKYRLNMDEVVSALEQLQDAKDTGRNPHTERKGSSQNVGSNLHRYRRRSLEEAGSRKGAHARSSASPLYA; encoded by the exons ATGGGGAATTGCTGGGGCGCGCAGGTCAAGGCGGAGAGCTCCTCCCACAGTGTCTTTGCCTCAG TTCATATCATCTTTGGATGCATAGGCGCGAACTCTAGATACAGTAAGAGAGATGGAAAGCTTAGTGGTTCTAGCAGCCGGGTTTCCGCCGCATCTGTGCCTCCAACCCCTCGGAGTGAGGGTGAGATTTTGCAGGCATCCAATGTGAAGAGCTTTACATTCAACGAACTGAAAAATGCCACCAGGAATTTCCGACCAGACAGTGTGTTAGGAGAGGGAGGATTTGGTTCAGTCTTTAAGGGATGGATTGATGAGCACTCACTTGCAGCAACCAAGCCTGGGACTGGAATTGTTATTGCCGTGAAGAAGCTCAACCAGGAAGGCTTTCAGGGTCACAGAGAATGGTTG ACAGAAGTTAACTACCTGGGCCAATTGTCTCATCCTAATCTTGTAAAGCTTATTGGGTACTGCTTAGAGGATGAACAGCGACTTCTTGTCTATGAGTTTATGCCGCGGGGGAGCTTGGAAAATCATCTTTTCAGGA GGGGTTCATACTTTCAACCCCTTTCTTGGAACCTCCGGATGAAGGTTGCACTAGGAGCTGCAAAAGGGCTTGCTTTTCTGCACAGTGACAAGGCAAAAGTCATTTATCGCGATTTTAAAACATCTAATGTCCTTCTTGATTCA AACTACAATGCAAAGCTTTCTGATTTTGGGTTGGCAAAAGATGGTCCAACTGGTGATAAAAGCCATGTCTCCACCAGGGTCATGGGAACGTTTGGATATGCTGCTCCTGAATATCTTGCAACAG GTCATTTGACTGCCAAGAGCGATGTGTATAGCTTCGGGGTTGTTCTTCTAGAAATGTTATCCGGACGGCGAGCTGTGGACAAGAACCGCCCAGCCGGGGAACACAATTTGGTGGAGTGGGCAAGGCCTTATCTCTCAAACAAGAAAAAGATCTTCCGCATCTTGGATACACGGCTGGGAGGGCAGTACTCACTGGGAGGAGCCCAGAAGGCTGCTGCCCTTGCTCTTCAGTGCTTATCCATAGATTCTAAATACAGGCTAAACATGGATGAAGTGGTATCAGCATTAGAACAGCTGCAGGATGCCAAAGACACTGGGAGAAACCCTCACACCGAACGGAAAGGGAGCAGCCAGAATGTTGGCAGCAATCTGCATCGGTATCGCCGGAGAAGCTTAGAAGAAGCTGGAAGTAGAAAGGGTGCTCATGCTAGGTCCTCAGCTTCCCCTCTTTATGCTTAG
- the LOC105056933 gene encoding receptor-like cytoplasmic kinase 176 isoform X2 has translation MGNCWGAQVKAESSSHSVFASGANSRYSKRDGKLSGSSSRVSAASVPPTPRSEGEILQASNVKSFTFNELKNATRNFRPDSVLGEGGFGSVFKGWIDEHSLAATKPGTGIVIAVKKLNQEGFQGHREWLTEVNYLGQLSHPNLVKLIGYCLEDEQRLLVYEFMPRGSLENHLFRRGSYFQPLSWNLRMKVALGAAKGLAFLHSDKAKVIYRDFKTSNVLLDSNYNAKLSDFGLAKDGPTGDKSHVSTRVMGTFGYAAPEYLATGHLTAKSDVYSFGVVLLEMLSGRRAVDKNRPAGEHNLVEWARPYLSNKKKIFRILDTRLGGQYSLGGAQKAAALALQCLSIDSKYRLNMDEVVSALEQLQDAKDTGRNPHTERKGSSQNVGSNLHRYRRRSLEEAGSRKGAHARSSASPLYA, from the exons ATGGGGAATTGCTGGGGCGCGCAGGTCAAGGCGGAGAGCTCCTCCCACAGTGTCTTTGCCTCAG GCGCGAACTCTAGATACAGTAAGAGAGATGGAAAGCTTAGTGGTTCTAGCAGCCGGGTTTCCGCCGCATCTGTGCCTCCAACCCCTCGGAGTGAGGGTGAGATTTTGCAGGCATCCAATGTGAAGAGCTTTACATTCAACGAACTGAAAAATGCCACCAGGAATTTCCGACCAGACAGTGTGTTAGGAGAGGGAGGATTTGGTTCAGTCTTTAAGGGATGGATTGATGAGCACTCACTTGCAGCAACCAAGCCTGGGACTGGAATTGTTATTGCCGTGAAGAAGCTCAACCAGGAAGGCTTTCAGGGTCACAGAGAATGGTTG ACAGAAGTTAACTACCTGGGCCAATTGTCTCATCCTAATCTTGTAAAGCTTATTGGGTACTGCTTAGAGGATGAACAGCGACTTCTTGTCTATGAGTTTATGCCGCGGGGGAGCTTGGAAAATCATCTTTTCAGGA GGGGTTCATACTTTCAACCCCTTTCTTGGAACCTCCGGATGAAGGTTGCACTAGGAGCTGCAAAAGGGCTTGCTTTTCTGCACAGTGACAAGGCAAAAGTCATTTATCGCGATTTTAAAACATCTAATGTCCTTCTTGATTCA AACTACAATGCAAAGCTTTCTGATTTTGGGTTGGCAAAAGATGGTCCAACTGGTGATAAAAGCCATGTCTCCACCAGGGTCATGGGAACGTTTGGATATGCTGCTCCTGAATATCTTGCAACAG GTCATTTGACTGCCAAGAGCGATGTGTATAGCTTCGGGGTTGTTCTTCTAGAAATGTTATCCGGACGGCGAGCTGTGGACAAGAACCGCCCAGCCGGGGAACACAATTTGGTGGAGTGGGCAAGGCCTTATCTCTCAAACAAGAAAAAGATCTTCCGCATCTTGGATACACGGCTGGGAGGGCAGTACTCACTGGGAGGAGCCCAGAAGGCTGCTGCCCTTGCTCTTCAGTGCTTATCCATAGATTCTAAATACAGGCTAAACATGGATGAAGTGGTATCAGCATTAGAACAGCTGCAGGATGCCAAAGACACTGGGAGAAACCCTCACACCGAACGGAAAGGGAGCAGCCAGAATGTTGGCAGCAATCTGCATCGGTATCGCCGGAGAAGCTTAGAAGAAGCTGGAAGTAGAAAGGGTGCTCATGCTAGGTCCTCAGCTTCCCCTCTTTATGCTTAG
- the LOC105056932 gene encoding uncharacterized protein isoform X1, whose protein sequence is MATLQHVCSAPLARALRSRAASLAPSTSRARLPQTDSSCVLLGLSEPELRQLALDFGQQSYRGKQLHGLLYKTKGKEIQDFSHLPQAFRNDLCEAGWRVGRSPVHRAVSAADGTVKILIKLEDNRLIETVGIPVEDDKGSFRLTACISSQVGCPLRCSFCATGKGGYSRNLKRHEIVEQVLAIEELFRHRVTNVVFMGMGEPMLNLKSVLEAHRCLNKDVQIGQRMMTISTVGVPNTIKLLASYKLQSTLAVSLHAPNQELREMIVPSAKSYPLDALMDDCKAYFIQTRRRVTFEYTLLAGVNDRIEHAVELAELLHSCGRGYHVNLIPFNPIEGSEYRRPYKKAVLAFAAALESKKITVSVRQTRGLDASAACGQLRNNFQKSPLLESAAAEPQPLPI, encoded by the exons ATGGCGACGTTGCAGCACGTTTGCTCCGCCCCACTCGCACGTGCCCTACGCTCCCGCGCTGCCTCCCTCGCCCCCTCGACCTCCCGGGCTCGCTTGCCCCAAACCGACTCCTCTTGCGTGCTCCTCGGCTTGTCCGAGCCGGAGCTCCGACAGCTCGCCCTCGACTTCGGACAG CAAAGCTATAGAGGGAAACAGCTTCACGGTCTTCTATACAAGACCAAGGGAAAAGAAATCCAAGATTTCAGCCACT TGCCTCAGGCGTTCCGGAATGATCTTTGCGAAGCTGGTTGGAGAGTGGGAAGATCTCCTGTTCATCGTGCTGTCTCTGCTGCAGACGGCACTGTAAAG ATACTTATCAAGTTGGAGGATAACAGATTAATTGAAACTGTAGGAATACCTGTTGAGGATGATAAAGGTTCATTTCGCCTCACTGCATGCATATCATCACAG GTAGGGTGTCCCTTGCGATGCTCCTTTTGTGCTACTGGAAAGGGTGGTTACTCCAGGAACCTCAAACGACATGAGATTGTTGAGCAG GTATTGGCTATAGAGGAACTCTTCAGACATAGGGTGACAAATGTTGTGTTCATGGGCATGGGTGAACCAATGTTGAACCTGAAGTCAGTTTTGGAAGCACATAGGTGCTTGAATAAG GATGTGCAAATTGGGCAAAGGATGATGACGATATCCACAGTGGGTGTGCCCAACACAATCAAGTTGCTGGCATCATACAAGCTTCAATCAACATTGGCTGTCAG CTTACATGCTCCAAACCAGGAACTTCGAGAAATGATTGTTCCCAGTGCAAAGTCTTACCCCTTAGATGCATTAATGGATGATTGCAAGGCCTACTTCATCCAAACGAGACGCAGAGTAACCTTTGAGTATACACTTTTAG CTGGTGTCAATGATAGAATAGAGCATGCAGTAGAACTTGCAGAACTGCTTCATTCGTGTGGCCGTGGTTATCATGTGAACCTGATACCTTTCAATCCAATAGAAGGTTCTGAATACCGAAGGCCATACAAGAAAGCG GTTTTAGCTTTTGCAGCAGCCTTGGAATCTAAAAAGATAACCGTCAGTGTCAGACAGACACGCGGGCTTGATGCTAGTGCGGCCTGTGGGCAGCTCAGGAACAACTTCCAAAAAAGTCCGTTGCTCGAGTCAGCGGCAGCTGAACCTCAACCCTTGCCCATCTAA
- the LOC105056932 gene encoding uncharacterized protein isoform X2, which produces MGMGEPMLNLKSVLEAHRCLNKDVQIGQRMMTISTVGVPNTIKLLASYKLQSTLAVSLHAPNQELREMIVPSAKSYPLDALMDDCKAYFIQTRRRVTFEYTLLAGVNDRIEHAVELAELLHSCGRGYHVNLIPFNPIEGSEYRRPYKKAVLAFAAALESKKITVSVRQTRGLDASAACGQLRNNFQKSPLLESAAAEPQPLPI; this is translated from the exons ATGGGCATGGGTGAACCAATGTTGAACCTGAAGTCAGTTTTGGAAGCACATAGGTGCTTGAATAAG GATGTGCAAATTGGGCAAAGGATGATGACGATATCCACAGTGGGTGTGCCCAACACAATCAAGTTGCTGGCATCATACAAGCTTCAATCAACATTGGCTGTCAG CTTACATGCTCCAAACCAGGAACTTCGAGAAATGATTGTTCCCAGTGCAAAGTCTTACCCCTTAGATGCATTAATGGATGATTGCAAGGCCTACTTCATCCAAACGAGACGCAGAGTAACCTTTGAGTATACACTTTTAG CTGGTGTCAATGATAGAATAGAGCATGCAGTAGAACTTGCAGAACTGCTTCATTCGTGTGGCCGTGGTTATCATGTGAACCTGATACCTTTCAATCCAATAGAAGGTTCTGAATACCGAAGGCCATACAAGAAAGCG GTTTTAGCTTTTGCAGCAGCCTTGGAATCTAAAAAGATAACCGTCAGTGTCAGACAGACACGCGGGCTTGATGCTAGTGCGGCCTGTGGGCAGCTCAGGAACAACTTCCAAAAAAGTCCGTTGCTCGAGTCAGCGGCAGCTGAACCTCAACCCTTGCCCATCTAA